From Coffea arabica cultivar ET-39 chromosome 2e, Coffea Arabica ET-39 HiFi, whole genome shotgun sequence, the proteins below share one genomic window:
- the LOC113732302 gene encoding cinnamoyl-CoA reductase 1-like translates to MAAWEAEKDRTVCVTGAGGYLASWLVKLLLSRHYTVHATLRNPDDEKYVHLKKLDKAAENLKLFKADLLDYNSISAAIRGCDGVFHVASPVPSGSVPNPEVELVEPAVKGTLNVLKACSEANVKRVVAVSSLAAVVMSPNLPEGEIIDEKCWSDGEYCKATNIWYCYSKTVAEREALQYAKETGLDVLTVCPSYVFGPMLQHDANASSLILIKLLKEGCEETENKFYNTVDVRDVAEALLLVYGRPEAEGRYICSPHLTTTKHMVETLRKNYANYKYPKRLIEVKDQSRWNISSEKLERLGWTYRPVEETLVDSVESYKQAGILD, encoded by the exons ATGGCAGCGTGGGAGGCTGAGAAGGACAGGACAGTGTGTGTTACAGGAGCAGGGGGATACCTGGCATCTTGGTTAGTCAAGCTACTCCTTTCCCGCCACTATACTGTTCATGCCACCCTCAGAAACCCCG ACGATGAGAAATATGTTCATCTGAAGAAACTTGACAAAGCAGCTGAGAATTTGAAACTCTTTAAGGCTGATTTGCTGGATTACAACTCCATTTCTGCAGCCATCAGGGGTTGTGATGGCGTATTTCATGTAGCTAGTCCTGTTCCTTCAGGCTCTGTTCCCAATCCTGAG GTTGAACTTGTTGAGCCAGCTGTAAAGGGTACCCTTAATGTACTGAAGGCTTGTTCTGAAGCAAATGTCAAGCGCGTTGTAGCGGTTTCCTCTCTTGCTGCTGTTGTAATGAGTCCTAATCTGCCTGAAGGTGAAATTATAGATGAGAAGTGTTGGTCAGACGGAGAATACTGCAAGGCAACAAAT ATCTGGTATTGTTACTCCAAGACGGTTGCTGAAAGAGAGGCTTTACAATATGCAAAAGAAACTGGCCTTGATGTTTTAACTGTATGCCCATCCTATGTTTTTGGCCCCATGCTTCAGCATGACGCAAATGCTAGCAGCCTAATTCTTATAAAGCTCTTGAAAG AAGGATGTGAGGAAACAGAAAACAAATTCTACAACACAGTAGATGTGCGTGATGTGGCCGAGGCACTGCTTTTGGTTTACGGGAGACCTGAAGCTGAAGGCCGGTACATATGTTCACCTCACCTCACCACGACAAAACATATGGTGGAAACTCTGAGGAAAAACTATGCCAACTACAAGTACCCTAAGAG ACTTATAGAGGTGAAGGATCAAAGCCGATGGAATATTAGCTCAGAAAAATTGGAGAGGCTAGGCTGGACATATAGACCTGTGGAAGAAACCCTTGTTGACTCTGTCGAAAGCTACAAGCAGGCTGGGATCTTAGATTGA
- the LOC113732299 gene encoding phenylacetaldehyde reductase-like isoform X2, whose amino-acid sequence MSGAGEGKMVCVTGASGYIASWLVKLLLERGYIVKGSVRDAYDPERTQHLTSLDGAKERLQLYSANLLEEGSFDAIVEGCEGVFHTASPIKLSFSNPEAELLEPAVRGTLNVLRSCANSSSVKRVVITSSMVAVSENRELKEDVVVDESWFSDPSYCEEQKSWYELSKTMAENAAWKFAKDHGIDVITIHPGLVIGPLLQPSVNSSAVLFLNLLKGVEPFPKATCSWVDVRDVAYAHVLALETPSASGRYCLVERCANASQIIKILHEHYPTHQFPDKMSNNTNLISPNYRASNEKAKRLGVGFTPLEVSLKDAVEFFREKNLVSI is encoded by the exons ATGAGTGGAGCAGGAGAAGGGAAAATGGTGTGTGTGACCGGAGCTTCGGGTTACATAGCTTCATGGCTGGTGAAGCTGCTGCTCGAGCGCGGTTATATTGTTAAAGGTTCAGTTCGAGATGCCT ATGATCCGGAAAGGACACAACATTTGACATCACTTGATGGAGCTAAGGAAAGGCTTCAGTTGTACTCGGCAAACTTACTAGAAGAGGGATCGTTTGATGCAATAGTCGAGGGATGTGAAGGGGTTTTCCATACTGCATCTCCAATCAAACTTTCATTCAGCAATCCAGAG GCAGAACTACTGGAACCTGCAGTACGTGGAACACTGAATGTGCTGCGGTCATGTGCAAATTCTTCTTCTGTCAAAAGAGTAGTTATAACATCCTCTATGGTTGCAGTTTCAGAAAACAGAGAATTAAAGGAGGATGTGGTAGTTGATGAAAGTTGGTTTTCCGATCCATCATACTGTGAGGAGCAAAAG TCTTGGTATGAACTTTCAAAAACCATGGCCGAGAATGCTGCATGGAAATTTGCAAAGGATCATGGCATTGACGTGATTACAATTCATCCAGGATTGGTCATTGGTCCTCTCTTGCAGCCATCTGTTAATTCGAGCGCTGTTTTGTTCCTCAACCTATTAAAGg GGGTTGAACCATTTCCTAAGGCAACATGTAGCTGGGTTGATGTTAGAGATGTTGCCTATGCACATGTTCTTGCCCTTGAAACCCCTTCTGCAAGTGGAAGATATTGTCTGGTTGAAAGATGTGCAAATGCCTCTCAGATCATCAAGATTTTGCATGAGCATTACCCAACTCACCAATTTCCTGATAA AATGTCAAACAATACCAACCTTATCAGCCCAAACTACAGAGCCTCCAATGAGAAGGCAAAAAGGTTGGGAGTTGGATTCACTCCTTTGGAGGTCAGCCTAAAAGATGCTGTTGAATTCTTCAGGGAGAAAAATTTAGTCAGTATCTGA
- the LOC113732299 gene encoding phenylacetaldehyde reductase-like isoform X1, with protein MSGAGEGKMVCVTGASGYIASWLVKLLLERGYIVKGSVRDAYDPERTQHLTSLDGAKERLQLYSANLLEEGSFDAIVEGCEGVFHTASPIKLSFSNPEAELLEPAVRGTLNVLRSCANSSSVKRVVITSSMVAVSENRELKEDVVVDESWFSDPSYCEEQKSWYELSKTMAENAAWKFAKDHGIDVITIHPGLVIGPLLQPSVNSSAVLFLNLLKGVEPFPKATCSWVDVRDVAYAHVLALETPSASGRYCLVERCANASQIIKILHEHYPTHQFPDNRMSNNTNLISPNYRASNEKAKRLGVGFTPLEVSLKDAVEFFREKNLVSI; from the exons ATGAGTGGAGCAGGAGAAGGGAAAATGGTGTGTGTGACCGGAGCTTCGGGTTACATAGCTTCATGGCTGGTGAAGCTGCTGCTCGAGCGCGGTTATATTGTTAAAGGTTCAGTTCGAGATGCCT ATGATCCGGAAAGGACACAACATTTGACATCACTTGATGGAGCTAAGGAAAGGCTTCAGTTGTACTCGGCAAACTTACTAGAAGAGGGATCGTTTGATGCAATAGTCGAGGGATGTGAAGGGGTTTTCCATACTGCATCTCCAATCAAACTTTCATTCAGCAATCCAGAG GCAGAACTACTGGAACCTGCAGTACGTGGAACACTGAATGTGCTGCGGTCATGTGCAAATTCTTCTTCTGTCAAAAGAGTAGTTATAACATCCTCTATGGTTGCAGTTTCAGAAAACAGAGAATTAAAGGAGGATGTGGTAGTTGATGAAAGTTGGTTTTCCGATCCATCATACTGTGAGGAGCAAAAG TCTTGGTATGAACTTTCAAAAACCATGGCCGAGAATGCTGCATGGAAATTTGCAAAGGATCATGGCATTGACGTGATTACAATTCATCCAGGATTGGTCATTGGTCCTCTCTTGCAGCCATCTGTTAATTCGAGCGCTGTTTTGTTCCTCAACCTATTAAAGg GGGTTGAACCATTTCCTAAGGCAACATGTAGCTGGGTTGATGTTAGAGATGTTGCCTATGCACATGTTCTTGCCCTTGAAACCCCTTCTGCAAGTGGAAGATATTGTCTGGTTGAAAGATGTGCAAATGCCTCTCAGATCATCAAGATTTTGCATGAGCATTACCCAACTCACCAATTTCCTGATAA CAGAATGTCAAACAATACCAACCTTATCAGCCCAAACTACAGAGCCTCCAATGAGAAGGCAAAAAGGTTGGGAGTTGGATTCACTCCTTTGGAGGTCAGCCTAAAAGATGCTGTTGAATTCTTCAGGGAGAAAAATTTAGTCAGTATCTGA